The Calypte anna isolate BGI_N300 chromosome 2, bCalAnn1_v1.p, whole genome shotgun sequence genome includes a window with the following:
- the RALA gene encoding ras-related protein Ral-A — translation MAANKPKGQNSLALHKVIMVGSGGVGKSALTLQFMYDEFVEDYEPTKADSYRKKVVLDGEEVQIDILDTAGQEDYAAIRDNYFRSGEGFLCVFSITELESFAATADFREQILRVKEDENVPFLLVGNKSDLEDKRQVSVEEAKNRADQWNVNYVETSAKTRANVDKVFFDLMREIRARKMEDSKEKNGKKKRKSLAKRIRERCCIL, via the exons ATGGCAGCAAATAAGCCTAAAGGACAGAATTCATTGGCTTTACACAAAGTCATCATGGTGGGAAGCGGTGGTGTAGGAAAATCTGCTCTAACACTACAATTTATGTATGATGAG TTTGTTGAAGACTATGAGCCCACCAAAGCAGACAGCTACAGGAAAAAAGTGGTTCTGGATGGAGAAGAAGTCCAAATTGATATATTGGacacagcagggcaggaggactATGCTGCAATTAGAGACAACTACTTCCGAAGTGGAGAAGGCTTTCTTTGTGTCTTCTCTATAACAGAGCTGGAATCCTTTGCAGCGACTGCAGACTTCAG gGAGCAGATCTTAAGAGTAAAAGAAGATGAGAATGTTCCTTTTTTGCTAGTTGGTAACAAATCAGATTTGGAAGATAAAAGGCAAGTTTCTGtagaagaagcaaaaaacagAGCTGATCAATGGAATGTTAATTATGTGGAAACTTCTGCAAAAACACGAGCTAATGTTGACAAG gtgtttttcGATTTAATGAGAGAAATTAGAGCCAGAAAAATggaagacagcaaagaaaagaatgggaagaagaaaagaaaaagcctaGCTAAGAGGATCAGAGAAAGATGTTGCATTTTATAA